One window of Electrophorus electricus isolate fEleEle1 chromosome 24, fEleEle1.pri, whole genome shotgun sequence genomic DNA carries:
- the oard1 gene encoding ADP-ribose glycohydrolase OARD1 isoform X2 — MMSEEPKSPPETKEAREAVVPRKDESAGEGSKLMCVKGDLFSCPATDSLAHCISEDCRMGVGIAVHFRKTFGGVKELLAQQKKPGECAVLKKSDRFVYYLITKKRYNHKPTYETLRQSLEAMKAHCIASGVTRLSMPRIGCGLDQLNWEKVSVMIEEVFLNSNVTITVYFI; from the exons ATG ATGTCTGAAGAGCCCAAGAGTCCGCCTGAGACGAAGGAAGCCCGAGAAGCTGTAGTTCCCAGGAAAGATGAG TCTGCAGGTGAGGGAAGTAAGCTGATGTGTGTGAAGGGAGATCTGTTCTCCTGTCCTGCCACAGACTCGCTAGCCCACTGCATCAGTGAGGACTGTCGCATGGGAGTAGGTATCGCTGTGCACTTCAGAAAGACGTTTGGAGGAGTAAAGGAGCTCCTGGCGCAGC AGAAAAAACCAGGGGAATGTGCTGTACTTAAGAAATCTGACCGATTTGTTTATTACCTG attacaaaaaaaaggtaCAACCACAAGCCTACCTATGAAACTCTCAGGCAAAGCCTGGAGGCGATGAAAGCACACTGCATAGCCAGTGGCGTGACCAGACTCTCAATGCCTCG GATCGGTTGTGGCTTGGATCAGTTGAACTGGGAGAAAGTGTCAGTGATGATTGAAGAAGTCTTCCTGAACTCAAATGTGACCATCactgtatatttcatttaa
- the oard1 gene encoding ADP-ribose glycohydrolase OARD1 isoform X1, whose protein sequence is MCSPGNLAVTQMSEEPKSPPETKEAREAVVPRKDESAGEGSKLMCVKGDLFSCPATDSLAHCISEDCRMGVGIAVHFRKTFGGVKELLAQQKKPGECAVLKKSDRFVYYLITKKRYNHKPTYETLRQSLEAMKAHCIASGVTRLSMPRIGCGLDQLNWEKVSVMIEEVFLNSNVTITVYFI, encoded by the exons ATGTGTTCACCTGGTAACTTGGCTGTCACTCAGATGTCTGAAGAGCCCAAGAGTCCGCCTGAGACGAAGGAAGCCCGAGAAGCTGTAGTTCCCAGGAAAGATGAG TCTGCAGGTGAGGGAAGTAAGCTGATGTGTGTGAAGGGAGATCTGTTCTCCTGTCCTGCCACAGACTCGCTAGCCCACTGCATCAGTGAGGACTGTCGCATGGGAGTAGGTATCGCTGTGCACTTCAGAAAGACGTTTGGAGGAGTAAAGGAGCTCCTGGCGCAGC AGAAAAAACCAGGGGAATGTGCTGTACTTAAGAAATCTGACCGATTTGTTTATTACCTG attacaaaaaaaaggtaCAACCACAAGCCTACCTATGAAACTCTCAGGCAAAGCCTGGAGGCGATGAAAGCACACTGCATAGCCAGTGGCGTGACCAGACTCTCAATGCCTCG GATCGGTTGTGGCTTGGATCAGTTGAACTGGGAGAAAGTGTCAGTGATGATTGAAGAAGTCTTCCTGAACTCAAATGTGACCATCactgtatatttcatttaa